The Sphingomonas sp. KR3-1 genome has a window encoding:
- a CDS encoding acyltransferase — protein MKGPEQAKGELRALTSVRGIAAWFVVFFHIRKSIADLPDAAMAVLAKGYLAVDFFFLLSGFVIWMVWGERIRLGGLASIPSFLQRRVARVWPLHLFMLGFAVALALALQLTGRGSDHFPWHELPLHILLLQNWGFTEHLTWNDPAWSISCELGAYLLFPLLALAIDWRRVPSWAVIASIAALLALLHSIFASRGATALGQEIPSLGLIRCILEFAGGTAVAALWLRWREAWRLPALASAGIALALAAAWALGLAETFAAPACFAALLLALALSAARRGNPLEAGWLHYLGEISYATYLSHYLLWFAFKLAFVSDAHAVSWPLVAAFLALVLAASVTLYHLVERPAQKWVNGVRLASARSPALRSRRG, from the coding sequence ATGAAGGGACCCGAGCAAGCCAAAGGGGAGCTTAGGGCGCTCACCAGCGTGCGCGGCATCGCGGCGTGGTTCGTCGTCTTCTTCCATATCCGCAAGTCGATCGCCGACCTGCCCGACGCGGCGATGGCCGTCCTCGCCAAGGGCTATCTCGCCGTCGACTTCTTCTTCCTGCTCTCGGGCTTCGTCATCTGGATGGTGTGGGGCGAACGCATCCGCCTGGGCGGCCTCGCCTCGATCCCGAGCTTCCTCCAGCGCCGCGTCGCCCGGGTCTGGCCGCTCCACCTGTTCATGCTCGGCTTCGCGGTGGCGCTCGCGCTCGCGCTCCAGCTGACCGGCCGGGGCAGCGATCATTTCCCCTGGCACGAGCTGCCGCTCCATATCCTGCTGCTCCAGAACTGGGGCTTTACCGAGCATCTCACCTGGAACGACCCGGCCTGGTCGATCTCGTGCGAGCTTGGCGCGTACCTCCTCTTCCCGCTGCTCGCGCTGGCGATCGACTGGCGCCGCGTGCCGAGCTGGGCGGTGATCGCCTCGATCGCCGCGCTGCTCGCCCTGCTCCACAGCATCTTCGCCAGCCGCGGCGCGACGGCGCTCGGCCAGGAAATCCCCAGCCTCGGCCTGATCCGCTGCATCCTCGAATTCGCCGGCGGCACCGCGGTCGCCGCGCTCTGGCTGCGCTGGCGGGAGGCCTGGCGCCTGCCCGCGCTGGCCAGCGCCGGGATCGCGCTCGCCCTGGCAGCCGCCTGGGCGCTCGGCCTGGCCGAGACCTTCGCCGCCCCGGCCTGCTTCGCCGCGCTGCTGCTCGCGCTGGCGCTGAGCGCGGCCCGCCGCGGCAATCCGCTCGAGGCGGGCTGGCTCCATTATCTCGGCGAGATCAGCTACGCGACCTATCTGTCGCACTATCTGCTCTGGTTCGCCTTCAAGCTCGCCTTCGTCAGCGACGCGCATGCGGTCAGCTGGCCGTTGGTCGCCGCCTTCCTTGCGCTGGTCCTCGCTGCATCGGTGACGCTCTACCACCTGGTCGAGCGCCCCGCGCAGAAATGGGTGAATGGCGTCAGACTGGCATCGGCACGGTCGCCAGCGCTTCGATCACGGCGCGGTTGA